The following proteins come from a genomic window of Proteiniphilum propionicum:
- a CDS encoding sodium ion-translocating decarboxylase subunit beta — protein MGLEQLLPAIAGMTWQHLVMIAIGLILIWLAIVKNYEPTLLLPMGFGAILVNIPLSSAISQIDPATGQAVEGVLNVFFDAGIATEIFPLLIFIAIGAMIDFSPLFRNPSLLLFGAAAQFGIFLTMLLASLLGYDIKEAASIGIIGAADGPTSIVVASRFAPNLLGPISVAAYSYMALVPIIQPPVIRMLTSRNERLIRMSTASHSNKKISKKALIAFPIVITITAGIIAPSSLALIGFLMFGNLIRECGVLNKLSLSAQNELSSLVTLLLGITIASTMTAERFVRTDTLIIIALGLFAFVFDTFGGVIFAKFLNLFRKEGNKINPMIGACGISAFPMSARVIHQMGQKEDPYNYLLMPAISANVGGQIGSVVAGGIILTLVPLLA, from the coding sequence ATGGGTTTAGAACAACTGTTACCTGCTATTGCGGGCATGACCTGGCAGCATTTGGTGATGATAGCTATTGGCCTTATCCTTATCTGGCTTGCCATTGTTAAGAACTATGAACCGACGCTACTGCTTCCGATGGGATTTGGCGCCATACTGGTGAATATCCCCCTGTCATCGGCAATCTCTCAGATTGACCCTGCCACGGGTCAAGCTGTTGAGGGCGTTCTAAACGTCTTCTTCGATGCAGGTATTGCCACGGAGATTTTTCCGTTGCTCATTTTTATTGCTATCGGGGCTATGATCGATTTCTCACCGTTGTTCCGGAACCCTTCACTGCTGCTGTTCGGTGCGGCAGCTCAGTTTGGCATTTTCCTCACGATGCTGCTTGCCTCCCTGCTGGGATACGACATCAAGGAGGCAGCATCCATCGGGATTATTGGGGCGGCCGACGGCCCTACTTCCATAGTAGTGGCATCACGATTTGCCCCAAACCTGCTGGGGCCAATCTCTGTAGCTGCTTACTCATATATGGCGCTTGTGCCTATAATTCAGCCGCCTGTTATACGGATGCTTACTTCACGTAACGAACGGCTAATCAGAATGTCGACCGCTAGCCATAGCAATAAGAAGATATCCAAAAAAGCGCTGATAGCTTTCCCTATTGTAATAACCATAACGGCAGGCATTATTGCTCCTTCGTCGCTGGCACTAATAGGATTCCTGATGTTTGGCAATCTGATTCGCGAGTGCGGCGTACTGAACAAACTATCACTTTCTGCTCAGAACGAATTGTCGAGTCTAGTCACCCTGTTGCTTGGTATAACCATTGCCAGTACAATGACGGCTGAACGGTTTGTCAGGACAGATACTCTAATTATTATTGCACTTGGACTATTCGCGTTTGTCTTCGATACCTTCGGGGGTGTAATCTTCGCTAAGTTTCTTAACCTGTTCCGTAAGGAAGGCAACAAGATAAATCCCATGATAGGTGCATGCGGTATTTCTGCATTTCCCATGTCGGCCCGTGTAATTCACCAGATGGGGCAAAAAGAAGACCCCTACAATTATCTGCTAATGCCGGCAATCAGCGCTAATGTGGGAGGGCAGATAGGTTCGGTTGTGGCTGGAGGTATTATATTGACTCTTGTTCCATTGCTTGCTTAA
- a CDS encoding sodium ion-translocating decarboxylase subunit beta, which produces MNTLLSLTDNLQAFWNYTGFANAERGHIIMLLVGLFFIYLAVKKEYEPLLLIPIGFGILIGNIPFNEAANLQVGIYEEGSVFNILYQGVVKGWYPPLIFLGIGAMTDFSSLISNPKLILIGAACQFGIFGAYIIALKWGFAPNEAASIGIIGGADGPTAIFTTSKLAPHLLGAVAISAYSYMALVPVIQPPFMKMLTTKKERLIKMKTPRVVSQTEKIMFPIMGLLLTTFLVPSGLPLLGMLFFGNLLKESGVTRRLAETARGPVIDTVTILLGLTVGASTQATTFLRLESLKVFAIGALSFIIATCAGIIFVKILNLFLSKEKKINPLIGNSGVSAVPDSARISQVIGLQYDQSNYLLMHAMGPNVAGVIGSAVAAGILLGFLY; this is translated from the coding sequence ATGAATACATTACTATCATTAACAGACAATTTACAAGCATTCTGGAATTATACGGGTTTTGCAAATGCAGAGAGGGGACATATAATAATGCTCCTTGTAGGTCTGTTTTTTATCTACCTGGCAGTAAAAAAGGAGTATGAACCACTGCTGCTGATCCCAATAGGATTTGGCATCCTAATCGGAAATATTCCTTTCAACGAAGCAGCAAACCTGCAAGTGGGTATATATGAAGAGGGTTCAGTATTTAATATTCTCTACCAGGGTGTGGTAAAAGGCTGGTATCCGCCCCTTATCTTCCTGGGTATTGGAGCTATGACAGACTTCTCGTCATTAATATCAAACCCGAAACTAATTCTAATCGGAGCTGCCTGCCAGTTCGGGATCTTCGGTGCATATATAATCGCTTTAAAATGGGGATTTGCACCCAACGAAGCAGCTTCTATTGGCATCATAGGCGGTGCTGACGGGCCTACGGCAATCTTTACAACATCAAAGCTTGCCCCGCACCTCCTGGGAGCAGTTGCTATTTCGGCCTACTCATATATGGCTCTGGTCCCGGTTATCCAGCCTCCTTTCATGAAGATGCTGACAACAAAGAAAGAACGGCTGATAAAGATGAAAACTCCTCGAGTGGTCTCACAAACAGAAAAGATAATGTTTCCTATCATGGGCCTGCTGTTGACAACTTTCCTGGTTCCCTCGGGTTTACCTTTGCTGGGTATGCTTTTTTTCGGTAACCTGCTGAAAGAGTCGGGGGTAACCCGCCGTCTGGCCGAAACAGCCCGTGGGCCTGTGATAGACACGGTGACCATTCTGCTGGGACTGACTGTAGGTGCTTCCACACAGGCTACCACGTTCCTGCGCCTTGAGTCATTGAAGGTGTTTGCTATCGGTGCACTTTCATTTATTATTGCCACCTGTGCAGGAATCATATTCGTTAAAATCCTGAATCTCTTCTTGTCGAAAGAGAAGAAGATCAATCCACTTATCGGAAATTCCGGAGTATCGGCCGTGCCCGATTCTGCAAGGATTTCTCAAGTTATCGGATTGCAATACGATCAAAGCAACTATCTGCTGATGCATGCAATGGGGCCGAATGTGGCAGGTGTGATTGGTTCAGCGGTAGCTGCAGGTATCTTGCTTGGTTTCTTGTATTAA
- a CDS encoding acetyl-CoA carboxylase biotin carboxyl carrier protein: MKEFKYKINGTPYRVVVTKSDSDSVELEVNGTPYTVEMVPSKMKSLSGIKRPSTAAAPAPTPQSTTTPLVTRPSAPVGKNTLQSPLPGIILDIRCKVGDSVKKGQTLMILEAMKMENNILANSNGKVTEILVQKGDSVLEGAELVIIE, translated from the coding sequence ATGAAAGAATTTAAATATAAAATTAACGGCACACCTTACAGAGTTGTGGTAACAAAATCAGATAGCGACTCTGTGGAACTTGAAGTAAACGGCACACCATACACCGTTGAAATGGTCCCTTCCAAAATGAAATCGCTCTCTGGCATTAAGCGCCCCAGCACTGCAGCGGCCCCTGCCCCCACTCCACAATCTACAACCACTCCTCTGGTAACTAGGCCTTCTGCCCCCGTTGGAAAAAATACACTCCAATCACCTCTGCCGGGAATTATTTTGGATATACGTTGCAAAGTGGGAGATAGCGTGAAAAAAGGACAAACTCTGATGATACTTGAAGCGATGAAGATGGAGAACAACATCTTGGCAAACAGTAATGGAAAAGTGACTGAAATTCTTGTCCAGAAAGGGGATTCGGTTTTAGAGGGAGCTGAACTTGTAATAATAGAATAA
- a CDS encoding OadG family transporter subunit — MRNTIRFSALFIAIVLFTGCAKQKKNPDWVINEVMVVNETNYMDNFGQRNGWIEIYNNTAKTQNLGGRYLTNDRNNPKKYPIPRGDIRTSISPHQHGLFWADNEPFNGTFHLNFTLDPTEENYIALYDNDGKTLLDEIVIPAGMLADQTYGYVQDGVKYDEKGNIAATHLNRVTPNSNNAILEENPKVANLKENDTWGIMITITSMLVVFSGLVALYFFFKFSGNLAKRVSEKNVAKSGTLSAARSQSHMSGEVLAAISAAIYDLKENQHDIESTILTIDRVKRNYSPWNAKRQSLRELPR, encoded by the coding sequence ATGAGAAATACAATAAGATTTTCGGCTCTTTTCATCGCAATTGTATTATTCACGGGATGTGCCAAACAAAAGAAAAATCCTGACTGGGTAATCAACGAGGTGATGGTGGTGAACGAGACCAATTACATGGATAATTTTGGACAAAGGAACGGATGGATCGAGATATACAACAATACGGCAAAGACGCAAAATCTGGGTGGACGATATCTCACAAACGACCGCAATAATCCGAAAAAATATCCTATCCCAAGGGGAGATATAAGAACAAGCATTTCTCCACATCAACATGGACTTTTCTGGGCAGACAATGAACCTTTCAACGGAACCTTCCATTTGAATTTCACACTCGACCCCACGGAAGAGAACTACATCGCGCTGTATGATAACGATGGAAAAACGTTGCTTGACGAGATTGTTATTCCCGCAGGAATGCTTGCCGATCAGACTTACGGATACGTACAGGACGGAGTTAAATATGATGAAAAGGGTAACATTGCTGCTACACATTTAAATAGGGTAACGCCTAACAGCAACAATGCCATTCTGGAAGAAAACCCAAAGGTTGCTAACCTTAAGGAAAACGACACATGGGGAATTATGATTACAATAACCTCAATGCTTGTTGTGTTTTCCGGACTGGTTGCGCTTTACTTTTTCTTTAAATTTTCAGGGAATCTAGCCAAAAGAGTATCTGAAAAGAATGTGGCAAAAAGTGGCACTCTCTCCGCTGCCAGAAGTCAGTCTCATATGTCGGGCGAAGTACTGGCTGCAATTTCTGCTGCTATTTACGATTTGAAAGAGAATCAGCACGATATAGAGTCTACAATTCTAACTATAGACCGGGTGAAACGGAACTACTCACCATGGAATGCTAAAAGGCAATCGCTGAGAGAATTACCTAGATAA
- a CDS encoding acyl-CoA carboxylase subunit beta, with amino-acid sequence MSNQLEKVKELIQLREKARLGGGEKRIESQHLKGKYTARERIAMLLDEGSFEEFDMFVEHRSHNFGMEKNKFLGDGVVTGYGSIDGRLVYVFAQDFTVSGGSLSEMHAQKICKVMDQAMKMGAPLIGINDSGGARIQEGINALAGYSEIFQRNILASGVIPQISGIFGPCAGGAVYSPALTDFIIMTQGTSYMFLTGPKVVKTVTGEDVTQEELGGASVHSAKSGVSQFQVQTEEDGMKLIRKLLSFIPQNNLEEAPLLQNDDPIDRLEDGLNDIIPDSPNKPYDMYEVIGAIIDNGEFLEVHADYAKNIIVGFARFNGISVGIVANQPKYLAGVLDINASRKAARFVRFCDAFNIPLVTLVDVPGFLPGTGQEYGGVITHGAKLLYAYGEATVPKVTVTLRKSYGGAHIVMSCKQLRGDINYAWPTAEIAVMGADGAVEVLYSKEIAAEKDPEKLATILAEKKKEYNDLFTNPYVAARYGYIDDVIEPRNTRFRVIRALQQLQTKKLQNPPKKHDNLPL; translated from the coding sequence ATGAGCAACCAACTCGAAAAAGTAAAGGAGCTTATCCAACTGCGTGAGAAAGCTCGATTAGGAGGTGGCGAAAAGAGAATTGAATCGCAACACCTTAAAGGAAAATACACGGCACGTGAAAGAATCGCAATGCTCCTTGATGAGGGCAGCTTCGAAGAGTTCGATATGTTCGTGGAACATCGTTCACACAACTTCGGAATGGAAAAAAACAAGTTCCTGGGTGACGGAGTGGTAACCGGTTACGGGTCCATCGACGGGCGACTCGTTTATGTATTTGCACAGGATTTCACAGTTTCCGGCGGATCATTGTCGGAGATGCATGCACAAAAGATCTGCAAGGTGATGGACCAAGCAATGAAGATGGGGGCACCTCTAATCGGTATCAACGACTCGGGCGGTGCTCGTATTCAGGAAGGTATTAATGCTCTGGCTGGCTATTCCGAAATATTCCAGCGCAACATATTGGCATCGGGAGTGATACCGCAGATATCCGGAATTTTCGGTCCCTGTGCAGGCGGAGCAGTCTATTCTCCCGCGTTGACCGATTTTATTATCATGACACAGGGAACATCATATATGTTTCTTACCGGCCCTAAAGTGGTAAAGACTGTAACCGGAGAAGATGTTACACAGGAGGAGCTTGGAGGTGCATCAGTGCATTCCGCAAAGTCTGGCGTATCGCAGTTCCAGGTACAAACGGAAGAAGACGGAATGAAGCTTATTCGCAAGCTTTTAAGCTTTATTCCTCAAAACAATCTGGAAGAGGCGCCCCTCCTCCAAAACGACGACCCTATTGACCGGCTTGAAGACGGGCTGAACGATATTATACCTGACAGCCCAAATAAACCATACGATATGTATGAGGTAATTGGCGCCATCATCGACAATGGTGAGTTCCTTGAGGTACACGCCGATTATGCCAAAAACATTATTGTAGGTTTTGCTCGATTCAACGGAATATCGGTTGGCATTGTTGCCAATCAGCCCAAGTACCTTGCGGGTGTGCTCGATATTAACGCTTCACGCAAGGCAGCCCGTTTTGTTCGTTTCTGCGATGCTTTCAATATACCACTTGTAACCCTTGTGGATGTTCCCGGCTTCCTTCCAGGAACAGGACAGGAATACGGCGGCGTAATAACACACGGTGCCAAACTGTTGTATGCCTACGGAGAAGCTACCGTGCCCAAAGTGACCGTAACACTACGTAAATCATACGGTGGCGCACATATAGTGATGAGCTGCAAACAACTCCGTGGCGACATCAATTACGCATGGCCTACCGCTGAAATTGCAGTGATGGGTGCCGATGGTGCTGTGGAAGTGCTCTACAGTAAAGAGATTGCAGCCGAAAAAGATCCGGAAAAATTGGCAACTATACTGGCAGAAAAGAAAAAAGAGTATAACGACCTCTTTACCAATCCATATGTGGCAGCACGATATGGATATATCGACGATGTGATAGAACCGCGCAACACCCGTTTCCGGGTAATCCGTGCTCTTCAGCAGCTGCAGACAAAGAAATTGCAGAATCCGCCTAAGAAGCACGACAACCTGCCACTTTAA
- the mce gene encoding methylmalonyl-CoA epimerase has product MEITHIEHIGIAVKNIEEHLPYYEDVLGLKCYNIETVEDQKVRTAFFKVGQTKIELLEPTDEESTIAKFIEKRGEGVHHIAYATKNVNEALKELENKGVRLIDRQARGGAEGLSIAFLHPKSTGSVLTELCEHPE; this is encoded by the coding sequence ATGGAAATTACACACATTGAACACATTGGAATAGCAGTAAAGAATATTGAAGAGCATCTCCCTTATTACGAAGACGTTTTGGGATTAAAATGCTACAATATCGAAACAGTTGAAGATCAAAAAGTTAGAACAGCATTTTTCAAAGTGGGACAGACCAAGATTGAGCTGCTGGAGCCAACCGATGAAGAGAGCACCATTGCTAAATTCATAGAGAAGAGGGGTGAAGGGGTTCATCATATCGCCTATGCAACAAAAAATGTAAATGAAGCACTGAAAGAGTTGGAGAATAAAGGGGTACGGCTCATAGACCGGCAGGCACGCGGAGGTGCTGAAGGACTAAGCATTGCTTTCCTACATCCCAAGTCAACAGGCAGCGTTCTGACCGAACTTTGTGAGCATCCTGAATAA
- the pfkA gene encoding 6-phosphofructokinase, whose protein sequence is MDSNIKSVGVLTSGGDAPGMNAAIRAVTRAGIFNDMKVYGIYRGYKGLISDEIVEFKTNSVSNIIQQGGTMLKTARSQEFLTVEGRKVAYENMQKHGIDALVVIGGDGSLTGAGVFANEYNIPIVGLPGTIDNDLNGTDTTIGYDTALNTIMQSMDKIRDTATSHERLFFVEVMGRNCGFLALNSAIASGAEAAIIPEISIEKDQLGELIEQGFRKSKSSSMVLVTESEVTGGAIRLAERVKKEYPQYDVRVSILGHLQRGGSPSAQDRILASRMGIAAIQALIENQRNVMMGIRENEIVYVPFKRAIKKEREINEEMLEVLRISSM, encoded by the coding sequence ATGGACTCAAATATAAAAAGCGTGGGCGTCCTCACTTCTGGTGGAGATGCGCCGGGTATGAATGCAGCAATTCGCGCGGTGACGCGTGCAGGTATTTTCAACGACATGAAGGTTTACGGAATCTACAGGGGATACAAAGGACTGATCTCCGATGAAATAGTTGAATTCAAGACCAATAGCGTAAGTAACATTATTCAGCAAGGCGGAACAATGCTGAAAACAGCCCGGTCTCAGGAGTTTTTGACAGTTGAAGGACGTAAGGTTGCTTATGAAAACATGCAGAAACATGGGATTGATGCGTTGGTAGTGATTGGTGGCGATGGTTCGCTTACTGGCGCCGGGGTTTTTGCCAATGAATACAATATCCCTATTGTAGGACTTCCCGGGACAATTGATAACGACCTCAACGGTACGGATACGACAATAGGATACGATACAGCACTTAACACCATTATGCAGTCGATGGACAAGATCAGGGATACAGCCACTTCTCATGAACGACTGTTTTTTGTGGAGGTTATGGGAAGAAACTGCGGTTTTCTGGCACTTAACAGTGCTATAGCATCGGGTGCCGAAGCGGCTATCATTCCCGAAATTAGTATTGAGAAAGACCAGCTTGGAGAGCTTATTGAGCAAGGCTTCCGTAAATCGAAGAGCAGTAGTATGGTACTTGTTACCGAGAGCGAAGTTACTGGTGGAGCCATCAGGCTGGCAGAAAGAGTAAAAAAAGAATATCCACAATACGATGTACGTGTTTCCATTCTCGGGCATCTGCAGCGAGGCGGATCACCCTCCGCACAGGATCGAATCCTGGCCAGTCGCATGGGTATTGCAGCTATACAGGCTTTAATAGAGAATCAAAGGAACGTGATGATGGGAATACGTGAAAACGAAATTGTATATGTTCCGTTTAAACGAGCCATAAAAAAAGAGAGGGAGATAAATGAAGAGATGCTGGAGGTGTTACGTATCTCCTCCATGTGA
- a CDS encoding 4-hydroxy-3-methylbut-2-enyl diphosphate reductase, with amino-acid sequence MNRIEIDSHSGCCFGVAKAISRAEEELQKGGTLYCLGDIVHNNIEVERLEKMGLITINHEQFKQLKNVRVLLRAHGEPPSTYEIAKQNNIEIIDASCPVVLGLQKRINKKFTRRSNNNAQIVIYGKRGHAEVNGLLGQTDDSAIVIESKDEIDKLDFSRDISLFSQTTKPLDGYREVGEIIKSRMLNGATFEFYDTICRQVSNRVPNIQEFAQTHDLIFFIAGEKSSNGKVLFAECKKKNPNSYLIHSPDEIDPALLKDNMSIGICGATSTPMWQMKTVAENIKKLKPRMYIEKAAF; translated from the coding sequence ATGAACAGAATAGAAATTGACAGCCATTCAGGATGTTGCTTTGGTGTGGCCAAGGCTATCAGCAGAGCAGAAGAGGAATTGCAAAAAGGAGGTACCCTCTATTGCCTGGGAGATATTGTTCATAACAATATTGAGGTGGAACGCCTGGAAAAAATGGGATTGATTACAATCAACCACGAGCAGTTTAAACAGCTGAAAAATGTTCGTGTGCTACTTCGTGCTCATGGAGAGCCACCCAGCACCTATGAGATTGCAAAGCAGAACAATATAGAGATCATTGATGCATCGTGCCCGGTTGTACTTGGGTTACAGAAAAGAATAAATAAGAAATTCACCAGGCGCAGTAACAACAATGCGCAGATAGTGATCTATGGCAAGAGAGGGCATGCCGAGGTTAATGGCCTACTGGGGCAGACAGACGATTCCGCCATAGTTATAGAGAGCAAGGATGAGATTGACAAACTAGATTTTTCGCGCGATATCAGCCTGTTTTCCCAAACGACAAAACCGCTCGACGGATATCGGGAGGTGGGGGAAATTATCAAATCACGTATGCTGAATGGAGCCACCTTTGAGTTCTATGATACAATATGCCGACAGGTATCGAACCGTGTCCCCAACATACAGGAATTTGCACAAACCCACGATCTGATTTTTTTCATTGCCGGAGAGAAAAGTTCAAACGGCAAAGTTTTATTCGCTGAGTGCAAAAAGAAAAACCCAAACTCCTACCTTATCCATTCACCAGATGAAATAGACCCGGCGTTACTAAAAGACAATATGAGCATAGGCATTTGCGGTGCCACCTCAACGCCAATGTGGCAAATGAAAACCGTCGCTGAAAACATTAAGAAACTAAAACCCCGGATGTACATTGAAAAAGCTGCTTTTTAA
- the cmk gene encoding (d)CMP kinase, translated as MHAKKINIAVDGYSSCGKSTIAKGLAKELGYTYIDSGAMYRAVALYAIRNGWITETGINEEALLEHISGIKISFKPNDQGTQDTFLNGENVEQEIRTLEAANGASRVSTIGFVRKELVRQQQELGYKKGVVMDGRDIGTVVFPDAELKIFLTASPEVRAKRRYDEMKARGDQPLFEDVLANVKERDQRDTTRAESPLRKASDALELDNSHIGIEEQLQWALDMFNKITTENEQNRN; from the coding sequence ATGCATGCAAAAAAGATAAATATTGCCGTTGACGGTTACTCGTCATGCGGCAAGAGTACGATTGCTAAAGGGTTGGCCAAAGAGCTGGGTTACACATATATCGACAGCGGCGCCATGTATCGCGCTGTTGCCCTGTATGCTATCCGCAACGGATGGATTACAGAGACGGGGATAAACGAGGAAGCCTTGCTTGAACATATATCAGGGATAAAAATATCTTTCAAACCCAATGATCAGGGAACACAGGATACTTTCCTGAACGGAGAGAACGTGGAGCAGGAGATTCGAACGCTGGAAGCGGCCAACGGCGCAAGCCGTGTGAGTACAATCGGTTTTGTGAGGAAGGAGCTGGTCCGGCAGCAACAGGAGCTGGGATACAAAAAAGGGGTAGTGATGGATGGACGTGATATAGGAACGGTCGTTTTCCCCGATGCAGAACTCAAAATATTTCTCACCGCATCGCCGGAAGTACGTGCTAAGCGACGCTATGATGAGATGAAAGCCAGGGGTGACCAGCCTCTGTTTGAAGATGTGCTGGCAAATGTGAAAGAGCGCGACCAGCGTGACACCACACGTGCCGAGAGCCCGTTACGCAAAGCCAGTGATGCCCTGGAACTGGATAACTCCCACATCGGCATTGAGGAGCAGTTGCAATGGGCTCTGGATATGTTTAACAAAATCACAACAGAAAATGAACAGAATAGAAATTGA
- a CDS encoding SMUG2 DNA glycosylase family protein translates to MTENLADKIITFNRELHYSDGLPEEFQVLNPFLENTETLPVMERFYRKYYNDMNSRKFIVGINPSRHGAGVTGVPFTDTKRLESVCGITMHSAHTHEVSSVFFYDMIDAYGGAVDFYSHYYINSPFPLAIIRKTKDGRWINANYYDDENLFKMVKNFMVTSMRKHINMGLDTSEVYILGKKNGNFIERLNREEKLFDRITVLDHPRYIQQYKSKEKQLYIDKYLQVLR, encoded by the coding sequence ATGACAGAAAACCTAGCCGATAAAATTATTACTTTCAACAGGGAGTTACACTATTCCGATGGTTTGCCCGAGGAGTTTCAGGTATTGAACCCTTTTCTAGAAAATACCGAAACATTACCGGTCATGGAGAGATTTTATCGCAAATATTATAACGACATGAACTCCAGAAAATTTATTGTCGGTATCAATCCAAGCCGCCACGGTGCAGGTGTGACAGGAGTTCCGTTCACTGATACGAAGCGACTGGAGAGTGTTTGCGGGATAACGATGCATTCAGCCCACACTCATGAGGTCTCTTCAGTGTTTTTTTACGATATGATTGATGCATACGGCGGTGCAGTTGATTTCTACAGTCATTACTATATCAACTCGCCATTTCCGTTGGCAATTATCCGCAAAACCAAAGATGGCAGGTGGATAAACGCCAACTACTATGATGATGAAAATCTTTTCAAGATGGTAAAAAATTTTATGGTCACATCTATGAGAAAGCATATCAACATGGGGCTGGACACCTCCGAAGTATATATTCTGGGGAAGAAAAACGGCAACTTCATTGAAAGGTTAAACAGAGAGGAGAAACTTTTTGACAGGATAACCGTCCTTGATCATCCGCGCTATATCCAGCAATACAAGTCGAAAGAGAAACAATTATACATTGATAAATATCTGCAGGTATTGAGATAA
- the pruA gene encoding L-glutamate gamma-semialdehyde dehydrogenase has product MPKGVYQLPEVKNEPVRSYAPGTPERIILKQKLVELNKGGLDLPMIIGGKEVRTGKLKDIRPPHNHRHLLGHYHQGDKKHVQIAIDEALKAKPAWEAMQWESRAAIFLKAAELIAGPYRAEFNAVTMIGQSKNAFQSEIDAVCELVDFYRFNVKNMYEIYSMQPSSSPGIWNRMVWRPLEGFIFALTPFNFTSIAGNLPGAPALMGNTVVWKPSKTAVFSAHLIMKVLQEAGLPGGVINLVYADGRDAADVIFNHRDFAGLHFTGSTAIFNSMWKTIAGNMDKYRSYPRIVGETGGKDYVFADETADAIQVATALTRGAFEYQGQKCSAASRAYIPTTLWEDVKKYICSNLAGMKTGVVEDFSNFVNAVIDEESFDKLAKVIDDAKSSPDAEIICGGSYDKSKGYFICPTVILAKNPDYITMREELFGPILSVYLYDPADLDKTLDILDTTTDYALTGAIFSADRANIEKMTTRLTHTAGNFYINDKPTGAVVDQQPFGGGRGSGTNDKAGSVFNLLRWVSPQCIKETFVPAKEYMYPNFLEE; this is encoded by the coding sequence ATGCCTAAAGGAGTCTATCAATTACCGGAAGTAAAAAATGAACCTGTGAGGAGCTATGCCCCGGGAACGCCAGAAAGAATTATACTTAAACAGAAATTGGTCGAACTCAACAAGGGGGGACTCGACCTTCCCATGATCATCGGCGGAAAAGAGGTCCGCACCGGCAAGCTGAAAGATATTCGCCCTCCGCACAACCACCGGCACCTGCTGGGGCACTACCACCAGGGCGACAAGAAACATGTACAGATAGCTATCGATGAGGCATTGAAAGCCAAGCCGGCGTGGGAAGCAATGCAGTGGGAGAGCCGCGCAGCTATTTTCCTGAAGGCCGCCGAATTGATCGCAGGTCCATATCGTGCCGAGTTCAATGCCGTCACCATGATCGGGCAATCTAAGAACGCGTTTCAATCTGAGATAGATGCTGTTTGTGAACTGGTAGACTTCTACCGTTTTAACGTGAAAAACATGTATGAGATATACTCCATGCAGCCCAGTTCTTCACCGGGTATATGGAACCGGATGGTATGGCGGCCACTGGAAGGGTTTATTTTCGCACTTACCCCTTTCAATTTCACCTCCATTGCAGGCAACCTGCCTGGTGCTCCCGCACTGATGGGCAACACTGTAGTCTGGAAACCATCAAAGACAGCTGTCTTCTCTGCACATCTAATTATGAAGGTCTTGCAGGAAGCAGGATTACCCGGTGGTGTAATAAACCTGGTATATGCAGACGGAAGAGATGCAGCAGATGTGATATTTAACCATCGCGACTTTGCCGGATTGCACTTTACAGGATCTACTGCTATATTCAACAGTATGTGGAAAACCATTGCAGGGAATATGGATAAATACAGATCCTACCCGCGCATAGTGGGTGAAACAGGCGGAAAGGACTATGTTTTTGCCGACGAGACCGCCGATGCCATACAGGTCGCTACGGCCCTTACCCGTGGTGCATTCGAGTACCAGGGACAGAAATGTTCTGCCGCATCTCGCGCATATATTCCCACTACATTATGGGAAGATGTTAAGAAATACATCTGCAGCAATCTTGCCGGAATGAAAACCGGAGTGGTGGAAGATTTCAGTAATTTTGTGAATGCGGTAATTGATGAAGAGTCGTTCGATAAGCTTGCGAAAGTTATCGATGATGCCAAATCTTCTCCAGATGCCGAGATAATATGCGGTGGCAGCTATGACAAATCGAAAGGTTATTTCATCTGTCCGACTGTGATTCTGGCTAAAAACCCCGACTATATCACGATGAGAGAGGAGCTTTTCGGCCCCATACTTTCAGTATATCTGTATGATCCGGCAGACCTTGATAAGACTTTAGATATTCTTGATACAACTACAGACTATGCTCTTACGGGTGCAATATTCTCTGCAGACAGGGCCAATATTGAAAAGATGACTACCCGCCTGACTCACACAGCCGGAAATTTCTATATCAACGATAAGCCAACCGGTGCCGTGGTTGATCAGCAACCGTTCGGTGGCGGCCGTGGATCGGGCACCAACGACAAAGCCGGGTCGGTTTTCAACCTCCTGCGATGGGTTTCCCCACAATGCATCAAAGAGACATTTGTACCGGCAAAGGAATATATGTATCCCAACTTTCTTGAAGAGTAA